DNA from Microtus ochrogaster isolate Prairie Vole_2 unplaced genomic scaffold, MicOch1.0 UNK43, whole genome shotgun sequence:
TGAATGATTCCCTGTCTCTGAAGCACAGCTCCGAGCAACCTCACTACCAATACTTGATCAACCACAAAGGAAAGTGTCAGGCTCAAGACGTCCTCCTCTTATTGTTCATAAAGACTGCCCCTGCAAACTATGGCCGACGCTCTGCAATCAGAAAAACATGGGGCAATGAGGATTATGTTCGGTCCCAGCTGAATGCCAACATCAAAATTCTGTTTGCCTTGGGGACTCCTGCTCCACCAAAGAGAGAAGAACTGCAAAGAAAACTGATTTGGGAAGATGAAAAGTACAAGGACATAATTCAGCAAGACTTTGTTGATTCCTTCTACAATCTTACTTTAAAACTGCTCCTTCAGTTCAGCTGGACAAACAGCTTTTGTCCACATGCCAAATTCCTGATGACGGCTGATGACGACATATTTATCCACATGCCAAACCTCATCAGATACCTTCAAGGGCTAGAGCAAATTGGTGTTCGAGACTTTTGGATTGGTCATGTTCATCGTGGCGGCCCTCCTGTTAGGGATAAAAGCAGCAAATACTATGTTCCCTATGAAATGTACCAATGGCCAGCTTACCCTGACTATACAGCTGGGGCTGCCTATGTCATTTCCAGCGATGTGGCTGCCAAAGTCTATGAAGCATCGCAGATGCTGAACTCCAGTCTGTACATAGATGATGTGTTCATGGGCCTGTGTG
Protein-coding regions in this window:
- the B3gnt5 gene encoding lactosylceramide 1,3-N-acetyl-beta-D-glucosaminyltransferase, translating into MRMSVSGRRGKRWKFFQLIATCFILSFMVFWGPISNHIVNHMKSYSYRYLVNRYGFVNDSLSLKHSSEQPHYQYLINHKGKCQAQDVLLLLFIKTAPANYGRRSAIRKTWGNEDYVRSQLNANIKILFALGTPAPPKREELQRKLIWEDEKYKDIIQQDFVDSFYNLTLKLLLQFSWTNSFCPHAKFLMTADDDIFIHMPNLIRYLQGLEQIGVRDFWIGHVHRGGPPVRDKSSKYYVPYEMYQWPAYPDYTAGAAYVISSDVAAKVYEASQMLNSSLYIDDVFMGLCANKVGVVPQDHIFFSGEGKAPYHPCIYEKMMTSHGHLQDLQELWMEATDPKVKNISEGFFGQIYCRLIKIILFCRLIYRSPYPCRAAFA